In one window of Insulibacter thermoxylanivorax DNA:
- the yihA gene encoding ribosome biogenesis GTP-binding protein YihA/YsxC — translation MKITQAEFVISAAKRDQLPKDALPEIALAGRSNVGKSSLINRMINRRNLARTSSVPGKTQTLNYYRINEAFYFVDLPGYGYAKVSKAQRVQWGKLIEGYLLGREYLKLVLHVVDLRHPPTADDRMMADWLKHFDIPTAVVATKADKISKGRVPSHLKRIRQDLELASDTMLIPFSAETGQGREELWEYIQQSLMPGPQD, via the coding sequence ATGAAGATTACACAGGCTGAATTTGTGATCAGCGCGGCCAAACGCGACCAATTGCCGAAGGATGCCCTGCCGGAGATTGCTCTAGCAGGGCGCTCCAATGTCGGCAAGTCTTCGCTGATCAACCGCATGATCAACCGCAGAAATCTGGCAAGAACAAGTTCTGTACCGGGCAAGACGCAGACTTTGAACTATTACCGCATCAATGAGGCATTCTATTTTGTTGACCTGCCCGGCTATGGGTATGCCAAGGTATCCAAAGCGCAGCGTGTGCAATGGGGAAAACTGATCGAGGGTTATCTCCTGGGCCGGGAGTATCTCAAACTTGTGCTGCACGTCGTGGATCTGCGCCATCCGCCGACGGCCGACGACCGCATGATGGCCGATTGGCTGAAACACTTTGATATTCCCACTGCCGTCGTTGCAACGAAGGCGGACAAGATCTCGAAGGGCCGGGTCCCAAGCCACTTAAAGCGGATTCGGCAGGACCTGGAGCTTGCTTCGGATACCATGCTCATCCCTTTCTCTGCGGAGACGGGCCAAGGCCGTGAGGAGTTGTGGGAGTATATTCAGCAATCGCTTATGCCGGGACCACAAGACTGA
- a CDS encoding non-ribosomal peptide synthetase module — MAKRLATAYVKTQIRLTEAEMMEFVQLFKKHGIDIHMRVYDNGSHVVVLEEGKDQEVRLSFEMEQEHYVFEGSCCFHEPALANAMRQAISQFRGSAIVHRQYVNFTMEYWYERGTVVRIVERRAGGAERVVYSYNNHLLELEAVFRRTDVEANIERLREEINRLLDIRRTLDRSDAADVDKRLADLSRQLFVLEA; from the coding sequence ATGGCTAAGCGGTTAGCGACAGCATATGTCAAAACCCAGATCCGTTTAACGGAAGCCGAAATGATGGAATTTGTCCAGTTGTTCAAGAAGCATGGGATCGATATTCACATGCGGGTCTACGATAACGGCAGTCATGTTGTCGTCTTAGAAGAAGGGAAGGATCAGGAAGTTCGCTTAAGCTTTGAGATGGAGCAAGAGCATTATGTTTTCGAAGGTTCGTGCTGCTTTCATGAGCCGGCTTTGGCGAATGCGATGCGGCAGGCGATCTCGCAGTTCCGCGGTTCAGCCATTGTACATCGGCAGTACGTGAACTTCACGATGGAATATTGGTATGAACGCGGTACGGTTGTTCGTATCGTCGAGCGAAGGGCGGGCGGCGCGGAACGAGTCGTGTACAGTTATAACAATCATCTCTTAGAGCTCGAAGCCGTTTTCCGCAGAACCGATGTGGAAGCGAATATCGAGCGGCTGAGGGAAGAGATTAATCGGCTGCTGGACATACGCAGGACGCTCGATCGCTCCGATGCAGCTGATGTGGATAAGAGACTGGCGGATCTGTCCCGTCAGTTGTTCGTATTGGAGGCTTGA
- the speD gene encoding adenosylmethionine decarboxylase — MEYSTFGRHVAVDAWGVPFDKLNDPEWLQAQLVEAAEASGATVLSVQARQFEPQGASVLVMLSESHLSIHTYPEKGFAAIDCYTCGETVDPQVAVDHLVAVLKPSKTYAKKLVRGLGEITVEEPDMQKVELIK, encoded by the coding sequence GTGGAATACTCAACTTTCGGAAGGCATGTCGCTGTTGATGCTTGGGGCGTTCCATTTGACAAGCTGAACGATCCCGAATGGCTGCAAGCACAGTTGGTTGAAGCTGCAGAAGCTTCAGGCGCTACGGTACTATCCGTACAAGCAAGACAATTCGAACCACAAGGCGCTTCGGTGCTTGTGATGTTGTCGGAAAGTCATCTCTCCATCCATACGTATCCTGAGAAAGGATTTGCAGCGATCGATTGCTATACCTGCGGGGAAACGGTGGATCCGCAAGTCGCTGTCGATCATCTGGTCGCCGTGCTGAAACCCAGCAAGACCTATGCGAAGAAGCTGGTTCGCGGATTAGGCGAGATCACGGTAGAAGAACCTGACATGCAGAAGGTGGAATTGATTAAGTAA
- the hemA gene encoding glutamyl-tRNA reductase, producing the protein MHTIVVGLNYRTAPVEIREKFAVTEEKLAEALQQLKQSKNIQECVIVATCNRTEVYAVVSRLHICAHDIRTFLEEWFSIPGKEFAKYLYIYEDRDAVKHLLRVTCGLDSMVIGETQILGQVREAFFAAQRLGMTSKIFNHLFQQALAFAKRAHTQTAIGEQAVSISYAAVELGKKIMGSFTDKTVLILGAGKMGELTGKHLAAAGAKKIIVANRTLERAQELAAKFSAESCLMEEITERIAETDILICSTGAQKWVLTKEQLSGAMPLREERPLFMIDISVPRNLDPAIAELTNVHLYDIDDLEGIVEDNLEQRRREAEKIEAMIEREISEHEYWFKTLHVGPVIRALQDKSRSIHDETLQSLYNKLPELDDRQRKVIHKLTRSIVNQMLQDPITRLKELAAEEEGDEAVEIFTRIFALEDRLDDRKQDSRRRGETGCADRPLSPAKKQGDSQAEIAYPFEEMLAGS; encoded by the coding sequence TTGCACACGATCGTCGTCGGGTTGAATTATCGTACGGCGCCGGTGGAGATCCGTGAAAAGTTTGCAGTCACGGAAGAGAAGTTAGCCGAGGCGCTGCAACAATTGAAACAATCGAAGAACATACAGGAATGCGTCATTGTGGCAACCTGTAACCGGACGGAGGTCTATGCGGTGGTCAGCCGTTTGCACATATGCGCCCATGATATCCGCACTTTCTTAGAGGAATGGTTCAGCATCCCGGGCAAGGAATTCGCGAAGTATCTCTATATATATGAAGACCGCGATGCTGTGAAGCATCTGCTGCGCGTGACCTGCGGACTGGATTCGATGGTGATCGGCGAGACGCAGATCCTGGGGCAGGTGCGGGAAGCGTTCTTCGCCGCCCAGAGACTGGGGATGACGAGCAAGATCTTCAATCACCTCTTCCAGCAGGCGCTCGCCTTCGCCAAACGCGCCCATACGCAGACAGCGATCGGAGAACAAGCGGTATCGATCAGCTATGCTGCCGTTGAATTAGGGAAGAAGATCATGGGCAGCTTCACGGACAAAACGGTGTTGATCCTCGGCGCCGGTAAGATGGGAGAACTGACGGGCAAGCACCTGGCGGCAGCCGGAGCGAAGAAGATCATCGTCGCCAACCGCACTCTTGAACGCGCCCAGGAACTCGCCGCCAAATTCTCAGCGGAGAGCTGCCTTATGGAGGAGATCACCGAACGCATCGCGGAGACCGATATCCTGATCTGCTCTACCGGCGCCCAGAAGTGGGTACTGACGAAGGAACAGCTCTCCGGGGCTATGCCGCTTAGGGAGGAGCGTCCGCTCTTCATGATCGATATCTCCGTGCCCCGCAATCTGGATCCTGCCATCGCTGAGCTGACCAACGTGCACCTCTATGATATCGATGACCTGGAGGGCATCGTTGAGGACAACCTCGAGCAGCGCCGCCGGGAAGCGGAGAAGATCGAAGCGATGATCGAGCGCGAGATCAGCGAACACGAATACTGGTTTAAGACCTTGCATGTCGGGCCGGTCATTCGCGCGCTGCAGGACAAGTCCCGATCAATCCATGATGAGACGCTGCAGAGCCTGTACAACAAACTCCCTGAACTCGATGACAGGCAGCGCAAGGTGATTCATAAGCTGACGAGAAGCATCGTGAACCAGATGCTGCAAGATCCCATCACACGGCTCAAAGAACTGGCGGCAGAAGAGGAAGGCGATGAAGCGGTGGAGATCTTCACAAGGATCTTCGCCCTCGAAGACCGGCTGGACGATCGTAAGCAGGATAGCAGAAGGCGCGGGGAGACCGGCTGTGCGGACCGCCCGCTGTCCCCAGCCAAGAAGCAGGGGGACAGTCAGGCAGAGATCGCTTATCCCTTTGAGGAAATGCTGGCGGGATCATAA
- a CDS encoding precorrin-2 dehydrogenase/sirohydrochlorin ferrochelatase family protein — MSMSMYSISLRIRGRRCCVIGGGRVAERKVEGLLKAGGEVLVISPELTARLREWHARGKIEVRLRPYCEGDLQGAVLVFAATDDPAVNAAVCAEAEQRGIWVNDAADPQRSTFHVPAVLRRGGLQIAVSTSGAGPLLARKIRDELAEQYDEGYEDFVRLLAQLRQRLKELDLDEHIRHASYKRWIADRRRLIDWLKERDMGREPEGELQDLVQELLEQMLAAPLPERTHGASGAEAEQQQEESRR, encoded by the coding sequence ATGAGTATGAGCATGTATTCGATCAGCTTGCGCATACGCGGCAGGAGGTGCTGTGTCATCGGCGGCGGACGAGTCGCTGAGCGCAAGGTGGAAGGGCTGCTTAAGGCCGGCGGGGAGGTCCTCGTCATCAGCCCCGAGCTTACAGCACGGCTTAGGGAATGGCATGCCAGAGGGAAGATCGAAGTACGGCTGCGCCCCTACTGCGAAGGCGATCTGCAGGGCGCTGTCCTTGTCTTTGCCGCGACGGATGATCCTGCGGTGAATGCAGCTGTTTGTGCTGAGGCGGAGCAGCGAGGAATCTGGGTGAACGACGCCGCTGATCCGCAGCGCTCTACCTTCCACGTACCAGCCGTGCTGCGCCGCGGAGGGCTTCAGATCGCGGTCTCAACTTCCGGTGCAGGACCGCTGTTAGCTCGTAAGATCCGAGATGAGCTGGCAGAGCAGTATGATGAGGGATATGAGGATTTTGTCCGGCTGCTTGCGCAGCTTCGGCAAAGGCTGAAGGAGCTGGATCTGGATGAGCATATCAGGCACGCATCGTATAAGAGATGGATCGCCGACCGCCGGCGTCTGATCGACTGGCTGAAAGAGCGGGATATGGGCAGAGAACCGGAAGGGGAGCTGCAAGATCTGGTCCAGGAATTGCTGGAACAGATGCTGGCGGCGCCGCTTCCCGAGCGCACCCATGGGGCTTCGGGAGCGGAAGCTGAACAGCAGCAAGAAGAGAGCAGGAGGTGA
- the hemC gene encoding hydroxymethylbilane synthase — MRKIVVGSRQSSLALTQTQQVIEHLQRICEDEGIEAEFEIKKIVTKGDRILDVTLSKVGGKGLFVKEIEQAMLNGEIDIAVHSMKDMPSELPEGLVIGAVPVREDPRDCLVARDGLTFAELPQQAKVGTSSLRRSSQLLSARPDLRIEWIRGNIDTRLRKLEEEGFDAIVLAAAGLRRMGWESRISDILSPENCIPAVGQGALGLECREDDEEVRRLLSLYNDRATELAVTAERAFLRRLNGGCQIPLGAYAEIVGEEKGQPILKLISMVGTRDGNRLLKCERMGSDPQQLGLEAAEQLIAQGADEILHEVRGS; from the coding sequence ATGAGGAAGATCGTCGTGGGCTCTAGACAGAGCTCGCTGGCTCTGACACAGACGCAGCAGGTCATCGAACATCTGCAGCGTATCTGCGAAGATGAAGGGATCGAGGCGGAGTTTGAGATCAAGAAGATCGTCACGAAGGGGGATCGCATCCTCGATGTCACCTTGTCGAAGGTCGGGGGCAAGGGATTATTCGTGAAGGAGATCGAACAGGCGATGCTAAACGGCGAGATCGATATCGCCGTACACAGCATGAAGGATATGCCGTCTGAGCTTCCGGAAGGGCTCGTCATCGGTGCGGTGCCGGTGCGGGAGGATCCGCGGGATTGTCTCGTTGCGCGGGATGGTCTGACCTTCGCGGAGCTGCCGCAGCAGGCGAAAGTGGGGACAAGCAGTCTGCGCCGCAGTTCGCAGCTGCTTTCCGCGCGTCCGGATCTTCGCATCGAATGGATTCGCGGCAATATCGACACACGCCTCCGCAAACTTGAGGAAGAAGGCTTCGATGCGATCGTCCTGGCTGCCGCCGGCCTGAGACGCATGGGCTGGGAATCGCGCATCAGCGATATCCTCTCGCCGGAGAACTGCATTCCGGCTGTAGGACAAGGTGCCCTCGGTCTTGAATGCCGCGAGGATGATGAGGAGGTGCGCAGGCTGCTCAGCTTATACAATGATCGAGCGACGGAACTCGCTGTCACCGCTGAGCGGGCATTCCTGCGCCGGCTGAACGGCGGGTGCCAGATCCCGCTCGGCGCCTATGCGGAGATCGTCGGCGAGGAGAAAGGCCAGCCGATCTTAAAGCTGATCAGCATGGTCGGCACACGGGACGGCAACAGGCTGTTGAAGTGCGAACGCATGGGCAGCGACCCGCAGCAGCTCGGACTGGAGGCAGCGGAACAGCTGATCGCACAAGGTGCGGATGAGATTTTGCATGAAGTTAGGGGATCATGA